The following coding sequences are from one Streptomyces sp. NBC_01294 window:
- a CDS encoding alpha-1,4-glucan--maltose-1-phosphate maltosyltransferase, with amino-acid sequence MIGRIPVLDVRPAVDCGARPAKAVVDEVFEISATVFREGHDAVAAHIVLRDPSGRLRPPVPLCELAPGTDRWGARISAEVEGRWTYTVEAWSDPVATWRAHAAIKIPAGIDTGLMLLEGAELYERAGARIPKRDGREAVLAAAEVMRDEDRPAAERYAAALAPAVDAALARRPYRELVTASKALPLLVERKRALFGSWYELFPRSEGAVLEPGEAPVSGTFRTAAERLPAIAAMGFDVVYLPPIHPIGSTYRKGPNNTLSAGSWDPGVPWAIGSTEGGHDAVHPELGTIEDFDAFVARARELRLEIALDFALQCSPDHPWVEKHPEWFRHRADGTIAYAENPPKKYQDIYPIHFDTDMAGIVEETCRILRYWMDHGVRIFRVDNPHTKPVVFWQKVIADINKSDPDVIFLAEAFTRPAMMRALAAVGFQQSYTYFTWRNTKAELTEYLTELSATPSASVMRPNFFVNTPDILHEYLQQGGRPAFEVRAVLAATLSPAWGIYSGYELCENTPVREGSEEYLNSEKYEFRPRDWAAADRAGTTIAPLITALNRLRRRNPALQQLRDIHFHSTDNEQVIAYSKHAGANSVLVVVNLDPHHTQEATVSLDMPVLGLDWHGSLAVRDELTGETYHWGRANYVRLEPGRTPAHVLAALRPSPPTGGSPTT; translated from the coding sequence ATGATCGGTCGCATTCCCGTGCTGGACGTCCGCCCCGCCGTCGACTGCGGCGCCAGACCCGCAAAGGCGGTCGTCGACGAGGTCTTCGAGATCTCCGCCACCGTGTTCCGCGAAGGACACGACGCCGTCGCCGCGCACATCGTGCTGCGCGATCCGAGCGGGCGGCTGCGGCCACCCGTACCGCTGTGCGAACTCGCCCCCGGCACCGACCGGTGGGGGGCCCGGATCTCCGCCGAGGTAGAGGGGAGGTGGACGTACACGGTCGAGGCGTGGAGCGACCCGGTGGCCACCTGGCGCGCCCATGCCGCGATCAAGATCCCCGCGGGGATCGACACCGGGCTCATGCTGCTGGAGGGCGCGGAGCTCTACGAGCGGGCCGGGGCCCGGATCCCGAAGCGCGACGGCCGGGAGGCCGTGCTGGCCGCCGCCGAGGTCATGCGGGACGAGGACCGGCCGGCCGCCGAACGGTACGCGGCCGCCCTCGCCCCCGCCGTGGACGCGGCGCTCGCCCGGCGCCCGTACCGGGAGCTGGTGACCGCCTCCAAGGCGCTGCCCCTGCTCGTCGAGCGCAAGCGGGCGCTCTTCGGCTCCTGGTACGAGCTGTTCCCGCGCTCCGAGGGAGCGGTGCTGGAGCCGGGCGAGGCTCCTGTCAGCGGGACCTTCCGGACCGCCGCGGAGCGGCTGCCGGCGATCGCCGCGATGGGCTTCGACGTGGTCTACCTGCCGCCGATCCACCCGATCGGGAGCACGTACCGCAAGGGTCCGAACAACACCCTGTCCGCGGGGAGTTGGGATCCGGGGGTGCCGTGGGCCATCGGCTCCACCGAGGGCGGCCACGATGCCGTCCACCCCGAACTGGGCACCATCGAGGACTTCGACGCGTTCGTCGCGCGCGCCCGCGAGCTGCGCTTGGAGATCGCGCTGGACTTCGCCCTCCAGTGCTCCCCGGACCACCCCTGGGTGGAGAAGCACCCGGAGTGGTTCCGCCACCGGGCCGACGGGACGATCGCGTACGCCGAGAACCCGCCGAAGAAGTACCAGGACATCTATCCGATCCACTTCGACACCGACATGGCCGGCATCGTCGAGGAGACGTGCCGGATCCTGCGGTACTGGATGGACCACGGCGTCCGGATCTTCCGCGTCGACAATCCGCACACCAAGCCGGTCGTCTTCTGGCAGAAGGTGATCGCGGACATCAACAAGTCCGACCCCGACGTGATCTTCCTGGCGGAGGCCTTCACCCGCCCCGCGATGATGCGCGCGCTCGCCGCCGTCGGCTTCCAGCAGTCGTACACGTACTTCACCTGGCGCAACACCAAGGCCGAGCTGACCGAGTACCTGACCGAGCTCTCGGCCACCCCGTCCGCGTCCGTGATGCGGCCGAACTTCTTCGTCAACACCCCGGACATCCTCCACGAGTACCTGCAGCAGGGCGGCCGTCCGGCCTTCGAGGTCCGGGCCGTCCTCGCCGCCACCCTCTCGCCCGCCTGGGGGATCTACTCCGGCTACGAGCTGTGCGAGAACACCCCGGTGCGGGAGGGCAGCGAGGAGTACCTGAACTCCGAGAAGTACGAGTTCCGGCCCCGCGACTGGGCCGCCGCCGACCGCGCGGGCACCACCATCGCCCCGCTGATCACCGCCCTGAACCGGCTGCGCCGCCGCAACCCCGCGCTCCAGCAGCTGCGCGACATCCACTTCCACTCGACCGACAACGAACAGGTGATCGCCTATTCGAAGCACGCGGGCGCCAACTCCGTACTGGTGGTCGTCAACCTCGATCCGCACCACACCCAGGAGGCGACGGTCTCGTTGGACATGCCGGTACTCGGCCTCGACTGGCACGGGTCCCTCGCGGTGCGCGACGAGCTCACCGGCGAGACCTATCACTGGGGCAGGGCGAACTACGTGCGCCTAGAGCCGGGCCGAACGCCCGCGCACGTACTGGCCGCTCTGCGACCGTCCCCGCCCACCGGAGGGTCACCCACCACATGA
- the treS gene encoding maltose alpha-D-glucosyltransferase, which yields MMINDPVHDTFEDTPAKDRDPDWFKRAVFYEVLVRSFHDSNGDGVGDLKGLTAKLDYLQWLGVDCLWLPPFFASPLRDGGYDVSDYTSVLPEFGDLADFVEFVDAAHTRGMRVIIDFVMNHTSDQHEWFQQSRKDPDGPYGDYYMWADNDKQYQDARIIFVDTETSNWTYDPVRKQYYWHRFFSHQPDLNYENPAVVEEIVSALRFWLDLGIDGFRLDAVPYLYAEEGTNCENLPRTHTLLKRVRAEIDTHYPDTVLLAEANQWPEDVVDYFGDYAKGGDECHMAFHFPVMPRIFMAVRRESRYPVSEILAKTPAIPDRCQWGIFLRNHDELTLEMVTDEERDYMYAEYAKDPRMRANIGIRRRLAPLLDNDRNQIELFTALLLSLPGSPILYYGDEIGMGDNIWLGDRDGVRTPMQWTPDRNAGFSSCDPGRLNLPVIMDPVYGYQVTNVEAAMASPSSLLHWTRRLIEIRKVNPAFGLGSYTELPSSNPAVLAFLREYGDDLVLCVHNFSRFAQPTELDLQSFNGRVPVELTGDVRFPPIGQWPYLLTLAGHGFYWFRLRPEQRGEQRAE from the coding sequence ATGATGATCAACGATCCCGTCCACGACACGTTCGAGGACACCCCCGCCAAGGACCGCGATCCCGACTGGTTCAAGCGGGCCGTCTTCTACGAGGTCCTCGTCCGCTCCTTCCACGACAGCAACGGCGACGGCGTCGGGGACCTGAAGGGGCTCACGGCCAAACTGGACTACCTCCAGTGGCTCGGCGTCGACTGCCTCTGGCTGCCGCCGTTCTTCGCCTCCCCCTTGCGCGACGGGGGCTATGACGTCTCCGACTACACCTCCGTGCTGCCCGAATTCGGCGACCTCGCCGACTTCGTGGAGTTCGTGGACGCCGCGCACACCCGCGGCATGCGGGTGATCATCGACTTCGTCATGAACCACACCAGCGACCAGCACGAGTGGTTCCAGCAGTCGCGCAAGGACCCGGACGGTCCGTACGGCGACTACTACATGTGGGCCGACAACGACAAGCAGTACCAGGACGCCCGCATCATCTTCGTCGACACCGAGACCTCGAACTGGACGTACGACCCGGTCCGCAAGCAGTACTACTGGCACCGGTTCTTCTCCCACCAGCCGGACCTCAACTACGAGAACCCGGCCGTGGTGGAGGAGATCGTCTCCGCGCTGCGCTTCTGGCTCGACCTCGGCATCGACGGCTTCCGCCTCGACGCCGTGCCCTACCTGTACGCGGAGGAGGGCACCAACTGCGAGAACCTGCCGCGCACGCACACCCTCCTCAAGCGGGTCCGGGCGGAGATCGACACGCACTACCCGGACACCGTGCTGCTCGCCGAGGCCAACCAGTGGCCCGAGGACGTCGTCGACTACTTCGGGGACTACGCGAAGGGCGGGGACGAGTGCCACATGGCGTTCCACTTCCCCGTCATGCCGCGCATCTTCATGGCGGTCCGAAGAGAGTCCCGCTACCCCGTCTCGGAAATCCTGGCCAAGACCCCGGCGATCCCGGACCGCTGCCAGTGGGGGATCTTCCTGCGCAACCACGACGAGCTCACCCTCGAAATGGTCACGGACGAAGAGCGCGACTACATGTACGCCGAGTACGCCAAGGACCCGCGGATGCGGGCCAACATCGGCATCCGGCGCCGGCTCGCCCCGCTCCTGGACAACGACCGCAACCAGATCGAGCTGTTCACCGCCCTGCTGCTGTCGCTGCCCGGCTCGCCGATCCTCTACTACGGCGACGAGATCGGCATGGGCGACAACATCTGGCTGGGCGACCGCGACGGCGTCCGCACCCCGATGCAGTGGACCCCGGACCGCAACGCCGGTTTCTCCTCCTGCGATCCGGGCAGGCTCAACCTGCCGGTCATCATGGACCCGGTCTACGGGTACCAGGTCACCAATGTCGAGGCGGCCATGGCGTCGCCCTCGTCGCTGCTGCACTGGACCCGCCGGCTGATCGAGATCCGCAAGGTGAACCCCGCCTTCGGACTCGGCTCGTACACCGAACTGCCGTCGTCGAACCCGGCGGTGCTCGCGTTCCTCCGCGAGTACGGAGACGACCTGGTGCTGTGCGTGCACAACTTCTCGCGCTTCGCGCAGCCCACGGAGCTGGATCTGCAGTCGTTCAACGGGCGGGTCCCGGTGGAGCTCACGGGTGACGTGCGCTTCCCGCCGATCGGTCAGTGGCCGTACCTGCTGACCCTGGCGGGACACGGCTTCTACTGGTTCCGGCTGCGGCCCGAACAGCGCGGCGAACAACGCGCCGAGTAG
- a CDS encoding maltokinase N-terminal cap-like domain-containing protein: MSEAASARSRLTADRAAGIAPLEPMLRAWLPAQRWFAGKGRTISRLRTVSAAELLPPGSTPGLLHLLLDVDGDCYQLLLGIRPSLPPALAPTLIGHAEDGPYAGRAVYEALGDPRLAAMLLERLRSPGVLGPLRFDRDPATPIPAGLAPRPLSGEQTNSSLIYGDSFILKVFRRVGPGVNPDLELPRALAAAGCTRVPAPVAWYEAEPPGSEPLTLGVLQPYLRGSDDGWQLALRRLGAGADFTAEAHALGRATAEVHSALAAALPTVALGPEQTARLAAGMTARLAATAREVPALRPYEAGLRGAFDALAASRGAGVPAQRIHGDLHLGQTLRTLDGGWSLIDFEGEPARPLADRRRPEPAVRDIAGILRSFDYAARSHRPFAPAWADDCRAAFCEGYARTTGRDPREDPVLLRAYETDKAVYEARYESRHRPDWLHVPMAAIRRLSEPARPAHRMPPTPPAPGSIAPHPLPHPHPKPPRRPLA, translated from the coding sequence ATGTCGGAGGCTGCATCCGCCCGGAGCCGGCTGACGGCCGACCGGGCCGCCGGGATCGCCCCGCTGGAACCGATGCTGAGGGCCTGGCTGCCCGCACAGCGCTGGTTCGCGGGCAAGGGCCGCACCATCAGCAGGCTCAGGACCGTCTCGGCGGCCGAGCTGCTGCCGCCGGGCTCCACCCCGGGACTGCTGCACCTGCTCCTCGACGTCGACGGGGACTGCTACCAACTGCTTCTGGGCATCCGACCGTCCCTGCCGCCCGCGCTCGCGCCGACCCTGATCGGCCACGCCGAGGACGGCCCGTACGCCGGCCGGGCGGTCTACGAGGCGCTGGGCGATCCCCGGCTCGCGGCGATGCTGCTGGAGCGGCTGCGCTCCCCCGGCGTGCTCGGCCCGCTGCGCTTCGACCGGGATCCGGCCACGCCGATCCCGGCGGGACTCGCGCCGCGGCCACTGTCCGGGGAGCAGACGAACTCCTCGCTGATCTACGGAGATTCGTTCATCCTGAAGGTGTTCCGCCGGGTCGGACCCGGGGTCAACCCCGACCTGGAACTGCCCCGGGCCCTGGCCGCCGCCGGCTGCACCCGCGTCCCGGCGCCGGTCGCCTGGTACGAGGCGGAGCCGCCCGGGAGCGAACCGCTGACCCTGGGCGTGCTCCAGCCGTACCTGCGCGGCTCTGACGACGGCTGGCAGCTCGCGCTGCGCCGGCTCGGCGCCGGGGCCGACTTCACCGCCGAGGCGCACGCGCTCGGCCGGGCCACCGCCGAGGTGCACAGCGCGCTCGCCGCGGCGCTGCCCACGGTGGCGCTCGGCCCGGAGCAGACCGCCCGGCTGGCCGCCGGGATGACCGCGCGGCTGGCCGCCACCGCCCGGGAGGTGCCCGCGCTGCGGCCCTACGAGGCGGGGCTGCGGGGGGCCTTCGACGCCCTGGCGGCGTCCCGCGGGGCGGGGGTGCCCGCCCAGCGGATCCACGGGGACCTCCATCTGGGTCAGACCCTGCGCACCCTCGACGGCGGCTGGTCGTTGATCGACTTCGAGGGCGAGCCGGCCCGTCCGCTGGCCGACCGGCGCCGTCCCGAACCGGCGGTGCGCGACATCGCCGGGATACTGCGCTCCTTCGACTACGCCGCCCGCTCGCACCGGCCGTTCGCCCCCGCCTGGGCGGACGACTGCCGGGCCGCCTTCTGCGAGGGCTACGCCCGCACCACGGGCCGGGACCCGCGCGAGGACCCCGTGCTGCTGCGCGCGTACGAGACCGACAAGGCGGTGTACGAGGCCCGTTACGAGTCCCGGCACCGCCCCGACTGGCTGCACGTCCCGATGGCCGCGATCCGGCGGCTCTCGGAGCCCGCACGACCCGCCCACCGCATGCCGCCCACCCCGCCCGCCCCCGGCTCCATCGCACCGCACCCGCTCCCCCACCCCCACCCGAAGCCCCCGAGGAGGCCGCTCGCGTGA
- the glgB gene encoding 1,4-alpha-glucan branching enzyme, with protein MSAARQPSPTVRDEAAPAPAAAKKARAPRARRAAPERGVRPAPALGGDERARLLEGRHHDPHAVLGARAQRGGVAFRVLRPYAKAVTIVAKGLRAELHDDGDGLFSGLLPLTGVPEYRLLVTYDSDEVEIHDPYRFLPALGELDLHLIGEGRHEQLWTALGAQPMEHQGVAGTRFTVWAPNAQGVRVTGDFSYWDSVAYPMRSLGATGVWELFLPGVAEGTLYKYDITRPDGSHTLRADPMARSAEVPPANASVVTSSRYEWQDGGWMAERGSRPPHQAPFSVYELHLASWRPGLSYRQLAEQLPAYVRELGFTHVEMMPVAEHPFGGSWGYQVTGFYAPTSRMGTPDDFRFLVDSLHRAGIGVIVDWVPAHFPRDEWALAEFDGRPLYEHQDPRRAAHPDWGTLEFDYGRKEVRNFLVANAVYWCEEFHVDGLRVDAVASMLYLDYSRGEGEWSPNEHGGRENLDAVAFLQEMNATVYRRCPGVVTIAEESTAWTGVTRPTDSGGLGFGLKWNMGWMHDTLRYMSKEPVHRKYHHHDMTFGMIYAFSENYVLPISHDEVVHGKRSLVSKMPGDDWWQKRAAHRAYLGFMWAHPGKQLLFMGQEFAQGSEWSETYGPDWWLLDSSYPAAGDHQGVRTLVRDLNRTYTAAPALWERDTVPEGFAWVEADAAEDNVFAFLRYAQDGSQLLAVSNFSPVVRHGYRVGVPEEVPLWREVLNTDLEAYGGSGIHHTQPLRPEPEPAQGRPASLRMTLPPLATVWFRP; from the coding sequence GTGAGCGCCGCACGACAGCCGTCACCGACCGTCCGCGACGAAGCCGCACCCGCCCCGGCGGCGGCGAAGAAGGCCCGCGCGCCGCGGGCCCGCCGCGCCGCCCCCGAGCGCGGGGTCCGCCCGGCCCCCGCGCTCGGCGGTGACGAACGGGCCCGGCTGCTGGAGGGCCGCCACCACGATCCGCACGCGGTCCTGGGCGCCCGTGCCCAGCGGGGCGGGGTGGCCTTCCGCGTGCTGCGCCCGTACGCCAAGGCGGTCACCATCGTCGCCAAGGGGCTGCGGGCCGAGCTCCACGACGACGGCGACGGGCTGTTCTCCGGGCTGCTGCCGCTGACCGGGGTGCCGGAGTACCGGCTGCTGGTGACGTACGACAGCGACGAGGTGGAGATCCACGACCCGTACCGGTTCCTGCCGGCGCTCGGCGAGCTGGACCTGCACCTGATCGGCGAGGGCCGCCACGAGCAGCTGTGGACGGCGCTCGGCGCCCAGCCGATGGAGCACCAGGGCGTGGCCGGCACCCGGTTCACGGTATGGGCGCCGAACGCCCAGGGGGTCCGGGTCACCGGGGACTTCTCGTACTGGGACTCCGTCGCCTACCCCATGCGCTCGCTCGGTGCGACGGGCGTGTGGGAGCTGTTCCTGCCCGGCGTGGCCGAGGGCACGCTGTACAAGTACGACATCACGCGCCCGGACGGCAGTCACACCCTGCGGGCCGACCCGATGGCACGGTCCGCGGAGGTCCCCCCGGCGAACGCGTCGGTGGTCACCTCCTCCCGGTACGAGTGGCAGGACGGGGGGTGGATGGCGGAGCGCGGCAGCCGGCCGCCGCACCAGGCGCCCTTCTCGGTGTACGAACTGCACCTGGCGTCGTGGCGGCCCGGGCTGTCCTACCGGCAGCTCGCCGAGCAGCTCCCCGCGTACGTCAGGGAGCTGGGCTTCACGCACGTGGAGATGATGCCGGTCGCCGAGCACCCCTTCGGCGGCTCCTGGGGCTACCAGGTCACCGGTTTCTACGCGCCGACCTCGCGGATGGGCACCCCGGACGACTTCCGCTTCCTGGTGGACTCGCTGCACCGGGCCGGGATCGGGGTGATCGTCGACTGGGTGCCCGCGCACTTCCCGCGCGACGAGTGGGCGCTCGCGGAGTTCGACGGACGGCCGCTGTACGAGCACCAGGACCCGCGCCGGGCCGCGCACCCGGACTGGGGGACGCTGGAGTTCGACTACGGCCGCAAGGAGGTCCGCAACTTCCTCGTCGCCAACGCCGTGTACTGGTGCGAGGAGTTCCACGTGGACGGGCTGCGCGTGGACGCGGTGGCCTCGATGCTCTACCTCGACTACTCGCGCGGCGAGGGCGAGTGGTCGCCCAACGAGCACGGCGGCCGGGAGAACCTGGACGCGGTGGCGTTCCTCCAGGAGATGAACGCGACCGTCTACCGGCGCTGCCCGGGTGTGGTGACCATCGCGGAGGAGTCCACGGCCTGGACGGGCGTGACCCGGCCGACGGACTCCGGCGGGCTCGGCTTCGGCCTGAAGTGGAACATGGGCTGGATGCACGACACCCTGCGCTACATGTCGAAGGAGCCGGTGCACCGCAAGTACCACCACCACGACATGACCTTCGGGATGATCTACGCCTTCAGCGAGAACTACGTGCTGCCGATCTCGCACGACGAGGTGGTGCACGGCAAGCGATCGCTGGTGTCGAAGATGCCCGGGGACGACTGGTGGCAGAAGCGGGCCGCGCACCGGGCGTACCTCGGCTTCATGTGGGCCCACCCGGGCAAGCAACTGCTGTTCATGGGGCAGGAGTTCGCCCAGGGGTCGGAGTGGTCGGAGACCTACGGGCCGGACTGGTGGCTGCTGGACTCCTCGTATCCGGCGGCCGGCGACCACCAGGGCGTGCGCACCCTCGTGCGCGACCTGAACCGTACCTACACGGCGGCGCCCGCCCTGTGGGAGCGGGACACCGTGCCGGAGGGCTTCGCCTGGGTGGAGGCGGACGCCGCCGAGGACAACGTCTTTGCCTTCCTGCGGTACGCGCAGGACGGCTCGCAGCTCCTGGCGGTGTCGAACTTCTCGCCCGTGGTCCGGCACGGCTACCGGGTCGGGGTGCCGGAGGAGGTGCCGCTGTGGCGGGAGGTGCTCAACACCGACCTGGAGGCCTACGGCGGCAGCGGCATCCACCACACGCAGCCGCTGCGGCCGGAGCCGGAGCCGGCGCAGGGCCGCCCGGCGAGCCTGCGCATGACCCTCCCGCCCCTGGCGACGGTCTGGTTCAGGCCTTAG
- the trxA gene encoding thioredoxin: MKADGVAQVTDADFEAEVLGERGRPVLVEFTADWCGPCRQIAPVLSAIATEEADRLKVVQIDADSNPDSVSRYGVLSMPTLLVFRDGEPVKQMIGARAKRRLLQELEEELAGAPKA, encoded by the coding sequence ATGAAGGCCGACGGTGTGGCGCAGGTGACCGACGCGGATTTCGAGGCCGAGGTGCTCGGGGAGCGGGGGCGGCCCGTCCTCGTGGAGTTCACGGCGGACTGGTGCGGCCCCTGCCGCCAGATCGCGCCCGTCCTGTCCGCGATCGCCACCGAGGAGGCCGACCGGCTCAAGGTCGTGCAGATCGACGCGGACAGCAACCCCGATTCCGTCTCGCGGTACGGGGTGCTGTCCATGCCGACCCTGCTCGTCTTCCGCGACGGCGAGCCCGTGAAGCAGATGATCGGGGCCCGGGCCAAGCGCAGGCTCCTCCAGGAGCTGGAGGAGGAGCTCGCAGGCGCCCCTAAGGCCTGA
- a CDS encoding MerR family transcriptional regulator: protein MRIGELAERAGTSTRTLRYYESRGLLPARRAGNGYRTYDEDDLRLLSQIRMLQDFGFELEETRPFVDCLRAGHPAGDSCPASLAVYRRKLAELDGLIGQLADVREQVARQLADAEAAAGEAAAPRCEMTG from the coding sequence ATGCGCATCGGCGAACTGGCGGAACGCGCCGGGACCAGCACCCGGACGCTGAGGTACTACGAGTCGCGCGGGCTGCTGCCCGCGCGGCGGGCCGGCAACGGATACCGGACCTACGACGAGGACGACCTGCGGCTGCTGAGCCAGATCCGCATGCTGCAGGACTTCGGCTTCGAGCTGGAGGAGACCCGCCCCTTCGTGGACTGCCTGCGGGCCGGCCACCCGGCCGGGGACTCCTGCCCCGCCTCCCTCGCCGTGTACCGGCGCAAGCTCGCCGAGCTGGACGGCCTGATCGGCCAGCTGGCCGACGTGCGCGAGCAGGTCGCGCGGCAGCTGGCCGATGCGGAAGCGGCGGCCGGCGAGGCGGCCGCGCCCAGATGCGAGATGACCGGATGA
- a CDS encoding XRE family transcriptional regulator: MAPGHVAYGLRAQYGLVVAPETVMAWERGEISPSSAELTALAGVLWCSPGELLAEPVTLREHRIARGLASDELARRVGLDTNSYQKMEDTGRWKGNERQSAALATVLGLTLAQFVTATGKHEELADLLRSAVTTRWQAYVKPLNKLLPIPKHHLEGVLERLHGDYQSRMVATLSWGGGQGEAGSGDAGREFLVEIVDRFWQLAGGAA; encoded by the coding sequence ATGGCTCCCGGTCATGTCGCCTATGGCCTGCGCGCCCAGTACGGACTCGTCGTCGCGCCCGAGACCGTGATGGCCTGGGAGCGTGGCGAGATATCACCCTCTTCGGCCGAGCTCACGGCGCTCGCCGGGGTCCTGTGGTGTTCACCCGGGGAGCTGCTGGCCGAGCCGGTCACCCTGCGGGAGCACCGCATCGCCCGGGGCCTGGCCTCGGACGAGCTGGCCCGGCGGGTCGGCCTGGACACGAACTCGTACCAGAAGATGGAGGACACCGGACGCTGGAAGGGCAACGAGCGGCAGTCCGCCGCCCTGGCCACGGTTCTGGGTCTGACGCTGGCCCAGTTCGTGACGGCGACCGGCAAGCACGAGGAGCTGGCCGACCTGCTGCGCAGTGCGGTGACCACGCGCTGGCAGGCGTACGTGAAGCCGCTGAACAAGCTGCTGCCGATCCCCAAGCACCATCTGGAGGGCGTGCTGGAGCGGCTGCACGGGGACTACCAGTCGCGGATGGTGGCGACGCTCAGCTGGGGCGGCGGCCAGGGCGAGGCCGGCAGCGGGGACGCGGGCCGGGAGTTCCTCGTCGAGATCGTGGACCGGTTCTGGCAGCTCGCGGGCGGTGCCGCGTAG
- a CDS encoding ATP-dependent 6-phosphofructokinase, which translates to MRIGVLTAGGDCPGLNAVIRSVVHRALVGHGDEVIGFEDGFKGLLDGNFRSLDINAVSGILARGGTILGSARMERARLHEAAENAQELAKRYGIDALIPIGGEGTLTASRMLSDAGMPVVGVPKTIDNDISCTDRTFGFDTAVMVATEAIDRLKTTAESHQRVMVVEVMGRHAGWIALESGMAGGAHGILLPERPFEVDALVKMVEERFARGKKFAVICVAEGAHPAEGSMPYEKGAIDAYGHERFAGIGNRLAIELEHRLGKEARPVILGHVQRGGVPTAYDRVLATRFGWHAVEAVHRGDFGNMTALRGTDVVMAPLASATMELKTVPEGRMYEAESVF; encoded by the coding sequence ATGCGTATCGGAGTTCTCACCGCAGGCGGCGACTGTCCGGGCCTCAACGCTGTCATCCGGTCGGTCGTACACCGTGCCCTGGTCGGGCACGGCGACGAGGTCATCGGTTTCGAGGACGGTTTCAAGGGCCTCCTCGACGGCAATTTCCGGTCCCTCGACATCAATGCCGTCAGCGGCATCCTCGCCCGCGGCGGCACGATCCTCGGCTCGGCGCGCATGGAGCGCGCCCGTCTCCACGAAGCCGCCGAGAACGCGCAGGAACTGGCGAAGCGCTACGGCATCGACGCCCTCATCCCGATCGGCGGCGAGGGCACGCTGACCGCCTCCCGGATGCTGTCGGACGCCGGGATGCCGGTCGTCGGCGTCCCGAAGACCATCGACAACGACATCTCCTGCACCGACCGCACCTTCGGCTTCGACACCGCCGTCATGGTCGCCACCGAGGCCATCGACCGCCTCAAGACCACCGCCGAATCGCACCAGCGCGTGATGGTCGTCGAGGTCATGGGCCGCCACGCGGGCTGGATCGCCCTGGAGTCGGGCATGGCCGGCGGCGCCCACGGGATCCTCCTGCCGGAACGCCCCTTCGAGGTGGACGCGCTGGTGAAGATGGTGGAGGAACGCTTCGCCCGCGGGAAGAAGTTCGCCGTGATCTGTGTCGCCGAGGGCGCGCACCCGGCGGAGGGTTCCATGCCGTACGAGAAGGGCGCGATCGACGCGTACGGTCACGAGCGCTTCGCCGGCATCGGAAACCGCCTCGCGATCGAGCTGGAGCACCGCCTGGGCAAGGAGGCCCGCCCGGTCATCCTCGGCCACGTCCAGCGCGGCGGTGTGCCCACCGCGTACGACCGCGTGCTCGCGACGCGCTTCGGCTGGCACGCCGTCGAGGCCGTCCACCGGGGCGACTTCGGCAACATGACCGCCCTGCGCGGCACCGACGTCGTGATGGCCCCGCTCGCCTCGGCGACCATGGAGCTGAAGACCGTGCCCGAGGGGCGCATGTACGAGGCCGAATCGGTCTTCTAG